In Syntrophotaleaceae bacterium, the DNA window CCGGGGTGATCGGCGTCACCAGCAGGTCGACGATGTTGCCCAGATAGCGGGAGATCAGCAGCGAGGACGAGGTGTTGGCGAAACTGTTGTTGATGACCCCCATCAGGATCAGGCCCGGGATGACGAACTGGGCGTAGCTGAAGCCTTCGAGGACGGAAATCCTCTCGCCGAGGGTGGCGCCGAAGACGAAGAGATAGAGGGAGGCGGTGACGATGGGGGCCAGCAGGGTCTGGAAGGAGACCCGCAGGAAGCGCCGGACCTCCTTCTGCAGCAGGGTGGCGAAGGGGAGCCAGCCGACAAACCGGTCGGGACTGCGGTAACGGCCGATCATGGGCTTTCCTCCTTGCCGGCGTCGCTGCGCAGGCCGGTCAGCTCGATGAATACCTCCTCCAGGCCGGGACGGGGCAGTTCCATATCGCGGATGGGGAGTTCCAGCCTGCCGAGCATCTGCAGCAGCTCCTTCATGCCGGCCTGTTCGGGAAAAGCCAGTTTCAGCCGCAGGCCCCCTTCCTCCAGACAGGCCTGCCAGGGAGCCAATGCGGCAGGCAGCTCCTCCAGGGGGTGCTCGAGGTGAATGATCATCTGCCGTTTTTCCAGTCGGGCCAGCAGATCGGCGGTTTTTTCCAGGGCGATCAGCCGGCCGTGATTCATGATCGCGATCCGGCCGCACATCTGCTCGGCCTCTTCCAGGTAGTGGGTGGTCAGCAGGACGGTGGTGCCGGCCCGGTTGATTTCCCGGACGAACTGCCAGAGGGTGCGCCGCAGTTCCACGTCCACGCCCGCCGTCGGTTCGTCGAGGATCAGCAGGCTCGGCTTGTGGATCAGGGCCTTGGCGACCATGAAGCGGCGTTTGAGTCCGCCGGAGAGCTTGTGCATCGGTTTTTGCAGGTGTGGACCAAGCCCCAGACGCTCGATCAGCAGACGGCGCCAGGCCTCGTCCCGGGGCACCCCATAGTAGCCGGGATGGATTTTCAGCGCCCGGTCGATAGTGAAGAAATGATCGGTGACGATCTCCTGGTGCATCACACCGGTGAGTCTCCGGGTGAGGCGATATTCCCGGCGGTTGTCGTGCCCGAAGATCTTCACCTCTCCCCGGTCGATGCGGCTGACGCCGCTGACCATGTTGATGGTGGTGCTTTTGCCGGCGCCGTTCGGCCCGAGCAGGCCGAAGATTTCACCCGGCTGGATGGCCAGGGAGAGGTTGTCGACCGCGGGCGTTCCGCCGAAGCTTTTGCAGAGATCGATTATTTCCAGTGCAGGTTCCATGGCCGGAACTATACTCCCCCGAGGACTAAAGATCAATCGCCGGGCCAGGATTGACAAGGATCAACGCTGCGCATGGCAAGGAATATAATCTAAAGCCAAAACCTGATTGGGAACGCAGATAACTGCGGATAAAGGCGGATAGTATCTTTATGGTTTGACTCTATCTGCGAGAATCCGCCTTTATCTGCGTTCGATATGTTTTTGGCTTAAGGTCCTTAATCCGTGCTCTGCTCAGAACCATCCACGGCATCGACGGGCGGCGCTCCGAACAGGCGGGCCACGATGATGCCCACCTCGTACAGCACGATGAAGGGTATGGCCAGGGCAAGCTGAGAGATGACGTCGGGGGGCGTGAGGATGGCGCCGACCACGAAAGCGACCAGAATGGCGTACTTGCGGTTTTTGGCCAGCCAGTGGTGATCGACGATCCCCAGGCGGGCCAGGAAGAAAATGACGATCGGCAGCTCGAAGATCGCCCCGAAGGCGAGCAGCAGCTTGCTGGACAGGGACAGGTATTCCGCCATCGACAGCATCGCGTCGATGTCCCCGGTGCCGGTGCCGAACCCGATCAGGAAGCGGAAGATCAGCGGAAAGACGTAGAGAAATCCGAACCAGGTGCCCGTGGCGAAACAGGCGCAGCTGGAGAGCACGAAGGGCAGCGCGAGACGTTTTTCGTGCCCGTAGAGCCCCGGCGCGACAAAGGCCCAGGCCTGCCACAGGATGACCGGCAGGGACAGCAGCAGGCCGGCAAAGGCGGCGATCTTCAGATAGGTGAAAAAGGGTTCCGTGGCGTTGATGAAGACCAGCGAGCTCCCCTCGGGGAGCACGGCCCTGACCGGTTGCGCCACGAACTGGAACAGCTGCTCGGCGAAGCCGTAGCAGGCCAGAAAAGCGACAAGCCAGGCGCAGACGCAGATAATCAGCCGGCGCCTCAATTCTTCGAGATGGGAGGTGACCGGAAGCTCATCCATCGGTTTTGTCACCGGTGACTCCGGGGGCGCCGTCGATCTCGTCGTCGGGGGAGGTTGCCGGCGTTGGCCGGGGAGGTAATTTTTCCGCGGGATCGTCCCGGTCCTGATACGACTGGTCGAAGGTTTCGTGCAGGTCGCGGGTGGCCCGTTTGAACTCGGCCAGTCCCTTGCCGAGGGACCGTGCCAGTTCCGGCAGTTTGCGCGGGCCGATGACGATCAGGGCCAGGGCCAGGATCACCAGCAGCTCGGTCATACCCATGTTGAACATGAAATGAATCCTTGGAAAGGGAATGAACGACAAACCGGATACAGAATTTTGTATTCGGCATTGGGTCCTAGGACAATAGCCCCAATCGGAGTTTCTGTCAAGATCGGGCGGAGCCGATAAGGGTTTGACATAAAAGGACTTTTACTCTATGATTCGGCAGTCGAGACTGAACCCTGTCTGAGAAAGGTTGAGGATGAATCCGGAACAGCTCAAAAAAGAGATCCGCCGCCTGGCCGAGGAGCGCGACGCTCTGATCATGGCCCATTTCTATCAGCGCGACGAGATTCAGGACATAGCCGATATCACGGGGGATTCCCTGGCCATGGCGATCGAGGCCGCCCGCACCGGGCGCAAGGTCATCGTTCTGTGCGGGGTCCATTTCATGGCCGAAAGCGCGGCCATTCTCGCCCCCGGAAAGACCGTGCTGCTGCCCCGGCCCGATGCCGGATGCCCCATGGCCGATATGGTCAGCGTGGAAAAGCTGCGGGAGATGAAATCCCGGTTTCCCGGACGGCCGGTCGTGACCTACGTCAATTCGAGCGCCGCGGTCAAGGCCGAAAGCGATATCTGCTGTACCAGCGCCAACGCGGTCAAGGTGGTCAATTCCCTCGAGGCCGACGAGGTTCTGCTGGTGCCGGACCGCAACCTGGGGCGCTACATCGCCGCCAACAGCGACAAGAAATGCCATTTCTGGGAAGGCTACTGCCCCTACCATGACCAACTGCCGGAAGAGGACGTGCTGGCGGCGAAGGAGCGGTATCCCGAGGCTCTGTTCCTGGCCCATCCCGAATGCCGTCCGCAGATCCTCAAGCTGGCCGATCACGTCGCCTCCACCAGCGGGATCATCGACTACGTCGCCAAAAGTCCGGCGAAACAGTTCATCCTCGGCACCGAGGTCGGCATCCTGTTCCGTCTGCGCAGGGAAAATCCGGACAAGGAGTTCATCATGCCGAACTCCCTGCTGTTCTGCCAGAGCATGAAATATGCTACTCTTGAAGACGTTCTGAAATGTCTGCAGACCCTCAGCCCGCAGGTGACCGTCCCGGAGGAGGTTGCCCGGGGGGCCAGACTCGCTCTCGAACGGATGCTGGCCGTTCCCCGCGATTGACCCTACTCTCCAGAAACTCTTCCGGCCGGGGCGTTTGTTCGCCCCGGCCTTTTGCGATGCATGGAACATAATCTGCACGATACCGAAATTCTGCACGCCACGGTCCATTCCTTCGTCTCCGGACGCCCGGCGGATCACAGTGAGGTGTACGGTCTGATCGGTTCGAGCGGCGCGTTCTTGCTGTCCAACCTGCTGACGCAGCGCGAGGACCTTCTGCTGATCCTGGCCCCGGATCAGAAACAGGGCCGGCAGTTCGCAGCAGACCTGGCTTTCTATCACGGTCGTCCCGAAGAGATCCATTTTTTCCCCCACTGGGACGTCGGTCCCTACCAGGCCCTGACCCCCCATCCCGACGTCGAAGCCGATCGTCTGAAGACCCTTGCCGCCCTTAGGGTCGGCAAGGCCAAAGCTGTGGTGCTGACGGTGCGCAGTCTGATGCAGCGGGTCATCCCGCGCAACGTGCTGGACCGCCTTTGCCGAAGACTGATCGCCGGCGGGGAATTCCCGCGGGACGATCTTCTGCGGCAGCTGGTGTCGCTCGGCTATCAAGCCGTACCTCTGGTGGAGGATCAGGGAACCTTTTCCGTCCGGGGTGACATCCTCGACATCTATCCGCCCAACCAGCCGGCGGCGGTCCGCATCGAATTTTTCGGCGATCAGATCGAGCGGATACGTCCCTTCGATACGGCCTCTCAGCGCTCTACGGACACCCCCCTGAAAACCCTCGAGTTACTGCCCGCCCGCGAGATGATTCTGGCGGGTGAATGTCTCGACACCTTCGCCCGCTGTCTGAAACAGCGCTGTGACGCCCTGGACATCGCCCGGCCCCAGAGGGAGGCGGTTCTCGAAGAGGCCCGGGACGGTATCCTGTCTCCGGGACACTCTTTTCTCATGCCCTTGAATTACGACGGTCTGGACAGTTTCTTCGATTATTCCGGACAGGGGCACTGGATCGTGCTCGATCCCCCCGCTGTCGAGGAGGCCATCGACCGTTTTTCGGCCGAAATTCGGGAAGGGGAGCGGCGGATGGCCGACAAGGGGGAGATCCATGTCGCTGCCGCCGATCTGTTCCTCGATCCAGCAACGATTGAGCAGGAACTGAGCCGCCAGCCCCGCACCGATTTTGCATCGCTTGAAGTTTTCAGAATCGACGAGGAAAGGCCTCATTTCCGCTTTCAGGTGAATGGCAACGGCGATCTTCGGGAGGGGGGGGAGGACGCGGCGGGCAGTCTGGCTGCGCAGCTGGCCAATCGCCTGCGGGACTGGCGCCGGCAGGACTGGCGCGTCCTGCTGGTCTGTCACCAGCAGGGGCAGGCCGACCGCCTGCGCGACCTGGTCGAACCGCATGGCCTCTCCCTGACCCTGGTACCGGGATTGCGTCCCTCGGATCTGAATCCCGGACAGGTTGCCCTGACCCTGGGCGAACTGTCGGCCGGCTTCCGCCTGCCTGACGAACGCCTGGCGGTGATTGGCGAGGAGGAGATCTTCGGACGGCGGACCCATCGTCGGGGGGTTTCGGAGGCCCGGGCCCGGGCCATGCTTTCTTCCCTGGCCGAACTGCGGGAAGGGGACTATATCGTCCACGCCGACCAGGGGATCGGCCTCTACAGGGGGTTGCTGCACTTACGGGCGGGAGAGACCGAGGGCGACTTTCTGCATCTGGAATATGCCGGGGAGGACAAGCTCTATCTGCCCGTGGAGCGGATCGAAAAGGTCCAGAAATACGTCGGCGGCGAGGGGCACGCTCCGCGTCTCGACCGCATGGGGGGCGGCGCCTGGGAAAAGGCCAAGGTTCGGGCCAGGATGGTGGTCGAGGAGCTGGCCCGGGACCTGCTCAACATTTATGCGCGGCGGGAGATGGGCGAGGCCTTCGCCTATTCTCCGCCCGACAACCTGTTCCGGGAGTTCGAGGCCGCTTTTCCCTATGAGGAAACCCCCGATCAGCTGGTGGCCATCAACGAGTCGCTGGCCGACATGCAGTCCGCACGGCCGATGGATCGTCTGGTCTGCGGCGATGTCGGCTACGGCAAAACCGAAGTCGCCATCCGGGCAGCCTTCAAAGCGGTGCTGGACAGCAAGCAGGTGGCTGTGCTGGTGCCGACCACGGTTTTGGCCCGGCAGCACCTGCAGACCTTCAGTGAACGGTTTCAGGGATATCCGGTCACCGTTGACATGATGTCCCGCTTCCGCACCGCCGCCGAGCAGAAGGAAACCCTCAGGAAAACCGCCGAGGGCAAGGTCGACATCCTCATCGGCACTCATCGACTGCTGCAGCGGGACGTGCGCTTCAAGGACCTGGGGCTGGTCATTGTCGATGAGGAACAGCGTTTCGGGGTGACCCACAAAGAACGCCTGAAAAAGCTGCGGGCCGAGGTCGACATGCTGACCCTCACCGCGACTCCCATCCCCCGCACCCTGCACATGAGTCTGCTCGGCCTGCGCAATCTGTCGGTCATCGATACCCCGCCGGTGGACCGCCAGGCGATCCGCACCTATGTGACCCGGTTCGATGACGATCTGATCCGTCAGGCGATTCTGCGGGAACTGCAGCGGGGGGGACAGGTCTTTTTCGTTCACAACCGTGTGCAGTCGATCGAGGGGATGGCCGGCTTTCTGCGCACCCTGGTGCCTGAGGCAAAAATCGCCGTAGGCCACGGTCAGATGGGAGAGAAGGCCCTCGAGGACGTGATGATGGATTTCATCGAGGGGCGCAGCAACGTGCTGGTTTGCAGCACCATCATCGAAAACGGTCTCGACATCCCCCGGGCCAATACGATCATCATCAACCGGGCCGACTGTTTCGGCCTCGCCCAGCTCTACCAGCTGCGCGGGCGGGTCGGCCGCTCTCATCAGCGGGCCTACGCCTATCTGCTGATTCCAGGTGAAGGCACCCTGACCCGGGATGCCCGGGAGCGGCTGCGGGTACTGCAGGAACTGACCGAACTGGGAGCGGGCTTCCGTATCGCCAGCCACGATCTGGAATTGCGGGGTGCCGGGGACCTGCTGGGCGCCAAGCAGTCCGGGCAGATCGCCGCCATCGGATTCGAAATGTATGCCGAGCTTCTGGAGGAGACCATCCTCGAGCTCAAGGGACAGCACAAGGAAGAACGAATCGATCCCGAAATCCGGCTCGGACTCTCGGCTTTCCTGCCCGAAAAATACCTGCCTGATCCCAATCAGCGCCTGGTTTTTTACAAGAAACTGGCGGCTGCCGTCGATGATCGGGTGATTTACGAAACCGCCGACGAATTGCGGGACCGCTACGGGGAGCTGCCTCCTCCGGCCATGCTGCTGCTCGAGGTCATGAAACTGCGGGTTCTGATGAAGCGGCTGCGGATCGAACTGGCCGAATACGACGGTCACAACCTGATTTTCGGATTCCGTGCCGACACCCCCGTGACGCCCGATCAGATTCTGGGGCTGATGCGGGCGCAGGACGGGCGCTACCGTTTTACCCCGGACTATCGTCTGACGGTCCGCAGCGGTCGTCTGGCCGGGGAAGGGGTTTTGGAAACGGCCAAAAAAGAATTGCATGGTTTTCTTCAGCTGTGATAGCTTCTACCCGTTGTCCGGCCCATTTTCGACTGTTTTTCGCCGGCTTTTGCCCTTCCCATGCAACCGGCGGAAAATTTTTTACCGGCTTTTCAAGCTCAGGCACGAGCTGGTTATTATGAACAACGTCCAATCAAGGAACCCCCTCGCCATGTCTCGCGGCAGAAACCCCTATCTGATCCTTCTCGTTCTGTTCGCCCTGCTTCTTGCTGCCTGCCAGGAGCCCGATAAGCTGGAGTCCTCGGTCCTGCTCAGGGTCAATGGGCGGATAACCACGCTCGATCAGTTCCAGGGGGAAGTATCCCGCCTTATGTCAGCGGAAAACGGTATGTCCAAGGAACGACGCAAGGAGCTGGAGCGATCGCTGCTGGCGCAGAAGATCGACCGCGAAATCGTCCTGGAACAGGCGGACCAGGCCGGTATCCAGATTCCGGTGGAACAGCTGCAGTCGGTTGTTGAGGAGAATCTGGCTGAATACTCGGCCGGAGATTTCGAACAGATGCTCAGGGAACAGCACCTGACCATCGAAGAGTGGCGCAGGCAGCTGGAGGAAAATCTGCGTATCGAAGCGGCCGCCCGGCGCCTGGCCTACGACCGGATTACGATCACCGAACAGGAGATAGCCGACTATTACCGGGAGCATCGGGAGGAGTTTAACCACACCGAGCAGGTGCGGACCCGGCAGATAGCCGTTGGCAGCGAGGACGAAGGGCAGCGGGTGCTGGGCCTGCTGCATCAGGGAATGGATTTCGGCGACGCCGCTCAGAAGTTCTCCCGTTCGCCCGATGCCGAGCAGGGCGGCGATCTCGGTTTCTTCAGTCGTGGAGAAATGCCGGTCGAATTCGATCAGGTCGTTTTCTCCCTGCCGCCGGGACGGATCAGCGATCTGGTCCACTCCGAATACGGATTCCACATATTCCTGGTCGAGGAGCGCCGTCCCGCCCGTCGCATGTCGCTTGCCGAGGTTCGTGACGAAATCATCGCCAGACTGCGGGAGACCAAGGAGGAAAAAGCCTATCAGGATTGGTTGCAGGCTCTTCGCAGCCAGGCATCCATAGAGGTCGACTGGTCATTACTGTAGACCGTCACTGGGTCTTGGGAATTTCTGGAAAAAACAAGGAATCAAACATGAAGCGTATTGTTCTGATGGCGATAATTGCCGTGCTGACGGCCGTCCCGTATGCCGAAGCTCAGGTCGTCAGTCGCATCGCCGCTATTGTCAATGACGAAATCATCACAACCGGACAGCTCGATCGCGAACTGGACCGGATGCTGGCCGAAAACCCGCAGGAGGACCTGACTGAAGAAAAACGCCAGGAACTTCGTCGGGAACTGCTTTCCAGGCTGATTGACGACCTGCTGGTCGACCAGCGGGCCAAAAAGATAGGCATTGCGGTTGCCGAAGAGGAGATCGACAAAGCCATCGCCGATGTCCAGCGGCAGAACGGCATCGACCGGGAGCAGCTCGAAGCCGCCCTCACTGCCCAGGGAATGACCTTCCCGGAGTACCGGGCCAAACTGGCCAGGCAGCTGCTTAATTTCAAGCTTGTGGGACGCGAGATTCGCAGCGAAGTCGAAGTGACCAACCAGGAATTGCGGAATTATTTCCAGGAAAACATCGACGAATACCGGGAAGCGCCTTTTATTCGGCTTAGCCGGCTCAGTTTCCCCCTTCCGTCCGGGGCCGACGCCAACCAGATCGCGGCCCTGCGCAGCCTTTGCCAGGAAGCCCGGCAGGAGTTGCGCCTTGGGACTCCCTTTGGGGATGTGCTGGAAAAGTTCACCAGGGACAAAGGCGGCGATGGCGGCGCCATGGGGACTTTCGGCGAGGGAGAGTTGACCGAGCCCTTTGCCGGGGCAGTGCGAAATCTGGAGGTTAGGCAGGTCAGCGAGGTGATCGAGACCCCTGCAGGTTTCCATATCCTCTATGTGGAGGAAAAAAATCCGGGCAGAGTTCCCGATTTTGAGGAAGTTCGGGACCAGCTCAGCAAAATGATCCTCGAGCGCAAGCGGGAGGAGGCTCTGCAGGGCTGGGCCGAAAACCTGAAAAAGGAAGCCCATATCGAAATCAAGCTGTAATGACCGGCTTCAGCCGGTTTCCCGCCCGCCGGCCCCCCGGCGGGTTTTTTTATTCAGGGGTGAGGAGTGAGGGATTAGGTTTTTCCAAATCGAAATCGCTATCGAAATCGAAATCGGGTGTAAGCCTTTTCGTTTTGGCTGGGTTTTGGTGTCCGAACCCAAGTCAAAAGCCAAAGGCCGATTTCGATCCCGATCCCGATTTCGATTTGGATGAAAATCTAACTCCTGCCGTTTACACTCCCTGCTGTTTTCCAATTGAGCCTTGTCGGGATTTGGAGTTATACTGCGCATTTGGCGAGGCGGACATGAAAAAATCCCTGATTCTGACCATGGGCGATCCTGCCGGGGTCGGTCCCGAAATCATTCTCAAGGCCTGGCTGGCGGGACAGCTGGATGCGTGGGCCGGGTCCCTGCTGGTGGCCGGCGACCCCTTTGTGCTGAGTCGTGCAGCCGAAGTGCTGAAGGCAGAAATCAGGGTTGAAGAAAACAAGGCGGGGCTGGCTACACATCAAATGCGCGCCGGGGAGCGATTTCTCGCTCTGCGGGCCCTTTCGGATCTATCAGTCGAAAATCCGGCCTGGGGGCGCCCGACCGCGGCCTGCGGCGCGGCCATGGTGAAGTACATCGAGTGGGCCTGCGATCGCTGCCTCGCGGAGGAGGCGTCGGGCATGGTGACGGCGCCGATCAGCAAGCAGGCCATACTCGCCGCCGGTTGCGAGGCTCCGGGCCATACCGAGCTGCTGGCCAGCCGCTGCGGGGCAGGCAAGGTGGTGATGATGCTGGCCGGGGAACGTCTCAGGGTCTGTCTGGTGACGACCCATCTGGCCTTGAGGGATGTGCCGGGAGCGCTGAATACACCGGACATTCTGGAAACCATCCGGATCACCGACAGCTCCCTGCGGCGGTTCTTCGGCCTGTCCCGTCCTCGACTGGCGGTACTGGCCCTCAATCCCCATGCCGGCGAAGGCGGGCGGTTCGGCGACGAAGAGACCCGCATCATCGCACCGGCCATCGAGACGGCGCGCCGCGAGGGCATTCTTGCCAGCGGTCCGCACAGCGCCGATGCCCTGTTTCATTTCGCCGCCAGGGGGGATTACGACGCGGTGATCTGTATGTACCATGACCAGGGCCTGATTCCTCTCAAGCTGCTGCATTTCAGCGATGGGGTCAATGTGACTCTGGGCCTGCCGATTATCCGCACCTCCGTGGACCATGGCACTGCCTACGATCTGGCAGGCACTGGCCGCGCCGATAGTGCCAGCCTGGTGGCGGCGGTCAGAATGGCGGCGGGGATGGCTGTAAGGCAGTGAGGCGTGAGGGGTGAGGAGTGAGGGGTAAGGAGTGAGCCTTGGACTCGGGACCCGGGACCCGGGACCCGGGATTTTCTTATTATGAGCAAAAGCATTTTTATCAAGGGCGCCAGAGAGCATAACCTGAAGGGGATCGATCTGGAGATCCCCCGGGACAAGCTGGTGGTCATTACCGGGGTGTCCGGTTCCGGCAAGAGTACCCTGGCCTTTGACACTCTGTACGCCGAGGGCCAGCGCCGCTACGTGGAGAGCCTTTCCGCCTACGCCCGGCAGTTTCTGGAGCAGATGGACAAGCCCGACGTGGAAAGCATCGAGGGTCTGTCGCCGGCCATTTCCATCGAGCAGAAGACCACCTCGAAGAACCCCCGCTCTACCGTTGGCACCGTCACCGAAATCTACGACTACCTGCGCCTGCTGTTCGCCAGGACCGGGCGCATCCACTGTTACGAGTGCGGCAAGGAGATCGCGTCCTGGACGGTGCAGCAGATGGTCGACCGGATCATGACCCTGCCGGAAAAGACCCGTCTGCTGGTCCTGGCACCGATCGTGCGCGGGCGCAAGGGAGAATATCGCAAGGAATTGCGCCAGCTGCAGGCCGACGGCTTCGTCCGGATACGGATCGACGGGGAGTTGCACGAACTGGGCGGGGAGATCAGCCTCGACAAGAACAAACAGCATACTCTCGAGGTTGTAGTCGACCGTCTGGTGATCAAGCCGGGCATCGAGGGACGCCTGGCCGATTCCCTGGAAACGGCTCTGCGGCTGGCTTCGGGAGTGGTGCGGGTGGAGGAGGTGGACGGGGAGAGCCGGCTCTATTCCGAACAGCACGCCTGTCCCGACTGCGGTATCTCCTACCCGGAAATCACCCCGCGAATGTTCTCCTTCAACAATCCCTACGGCGCCTGCCCCGATTGCGCCGGCCTCGGCACCCGCATGTACTTCGATCCGGAAGAGGTGGTGCCGAATCCCGACCTGTCCCTGCGGGAGGGGGCCATCGTTCCCTGGGAGACCCGCACCGGTTTTTATTATCACCAGCTGCTCGAGGCCCTGGCCGATCATTTCCAGTTCGACATCAACGCCCCCTTTAAAAGCCTGCCCGACAAGCTGCGGAGTGTTCTTCTGTACGGGTCCGGCCGGGAGAAGGTGAAATTCTTTTTTGATCAGGGCGGCCGGCGGCATTTCTATGAAAAGACATTTGAAGGAGTGATCCCCAACCTCGAACGCCGCTATCACGAAACCGACTCGGACCGGGTGCGGGAAAATCTCGGCCGGTTCATGAACGTGATGCCCTGTCCGACCTGTGACGGCGCCCGTCTGCGCAAGGAGGTCCTGTTCGTGCGGGTGGGAGGCAAGAATATCCGCGAGATCTGTGCCCTGTCGATCCGCGATGCGGAGGCGTTCTTCGCCCATCTGGAACTGACGGAAAAGGAGGCGGAAATCGGCCGCCGGATTCTCAAGGAGATCCGCCAGCGGCTGTCTTTTCTGACCTACGTCGGTCTCGACTACCTGAGTCTCGATCGCACCTCCGGAACCCTGTCGGGCGGCGAGGGGCAGCGCATCCGATTGGCCACCCAGGTGGGTTCGTCCCTGGTCGGAGTGCTCTACATCCTCGACGAACCCTCCATCGGACTGCATCAGCGGGACAACCGGCGCCTGCTCGACACCCTCAAGCGCCTGCGCGACCTCGGCAATACTGTGCTGGTGGTGGAACACGATGAGGAGACCATTCTCGAGTCGGACCATGTCATCGACATGGGGCCGGGGGCCGGCATCCATGGCGGAGAGGTGGTCGCCCAGGGGACACCGGCGGAGATCATGGCCTCTCCCCAGTCCCTGACCGGACGCTATCTGTCCGGGGAACTGACCATTCCGCTTCCGGCTGAACGCCGCACGGGGGAGCGCTTTATTCAGATCCGGGGAGCACGGGAAAACAATCTGAAGAACGTGGACGTCGCCATCCCCCTTGGGGTCATGACCTGCATCACCGGGGTCTCCGGTTCGGGCAAGTCGACCCTGATCATCGACACCCTGTTCCGCGCCCTGTCCCAGCGCCTCTACCGTTCCCGGGAAAAGGCCGGCAAGGTCGAAGACATCGTCGGTGTGGAGATGCTGGACAAGGTGATCGATATCGATCAGTCCCCGATCGGTCGCACGCCCCGCTCCAACCCGGCCACCTACACCGGGGTTTTTACCGATATCCGGGACCAGTTCGCCCAGCTTCCGGAAGCCAAAATGCGCGGTTACCAGCCGGGGCGGTTTTCCTTCAACGTCAAAGGGGGGCGCTGCGAGGCCTGCCAGGGGGAAGGAATCCTCAAGATCGAGATGCATTTTCTGCCCGACGTTTATGTTCAATGCGAGGTGTGCAAGGGTGCCCGCTACAACCGGGAGACCCTGGAAGTGCGCTACAAGGGGATGAACATTGCGGAGGTGCTGGACCTGACGGTCAACCAGGCGCTGAAGTTTTTCGAAAACATTCCCCGGATCCGCGGCAAGCTGGAGATGCTGCGGGATGTGGGCCTGGGATACATTCATCTGGGGCAGAGCGCCACCACCCTCTCCGGAGGGGAGGCCCAGAGAGTCAAACTGGCCAAGGAGCTCGGCAAGCGGGCGACCGGGCGCACCATCTATATTCTGGACGAACCGACCACGGGCCTGCATTTCGCCGACATCCGGAAACTGCTCGATGTCCTCCACCGATTGGTCGATACCGGGAATACGGTCCTGATCATCGAGCACAATCTCGACGTCATCAAGACCGCCGACCATATTATCGATCTGGGGCCGGAGGGGGGCAGCCGGGGCGGCGAAATTGTGACTGTCGGCACACCGGAGGATGTGGCCCGGGTGACTGCGTCCCATACCGGACGCTACTTGCGATCGCTCCTGAAACTATAGCCTGTCTGACGTGTCGATTTTTTACCCGTTGTCCAAAGGTAGACCATGAACAGAATCGCCAAGCGCATGAAAAACCTGGAACCCGGCAAGGCTCTGATCCTGTATTATGCCGCAGCCGTTCTCATTGGCGGTGTCCTGCTTTCGTTGCCGATTGCCGCCAACGGCGAACCCCTCTCCTTCCTCGACGCTCTTTTTACGGCCACCTCCGCCCAATGCGTCACCGGCCTGGTGGTGGTGGATACCGGGACCAAGCTGACCCTGTTCGGACAGTGGGTGGTGCTGGCGCTGATCCAGGTCGGCGGCCTGGGAATAACCACTTTTTCG includes these proteins:
- the uvrA gene encoding excinuclease ABC subunit UvrA, giving the protein MSKSIFIKGAREHNLKGIDLEIPRDKLVVITGVSGSGKSTLAFDTLYAEGQRRYVESLSAYARQFLEQMDKPDVESIEGLSPAISIEQKTTSKNPRSTVGTVTEIYDYLRLLFARTGRIHCYECGKEIASWTVQQMVDRIMTLPEKTRLLVLAPIVRGRKGEYRKELRQLQADGFVRIRIDGELHELGGEISLDKNKQHTLEVVVDRLVIKPGIEGRLADSLETALRLASGVVRVEEVDGESRLYSEQHACPDCGISYPEITPRMFSFNNPYGACPDCAGLGTRMYFDPEEVVPNPDLSLREGAIVPWETRTGFYYHQLLEALADHFQFDINAPFKSLPDKLRSVLLYGSGREKVKFFFDQGGRRHFYEKTFEGVIPNLERRYHETDSDRVRENLGRFMNVMPCPTCDGARLRKEVLFVRVGGKNIREICALSIRDAEAFFAHLELTEKEAEIGRRILKEIRQRLSFLTYVGLDYLSLDRTSGTLSGGEGQRIRLATQVGSSLVGVLYILDEPSIGLHQRDNRRLLDTLKRLRDLGNTVLVVEHDEETILESDHVIDMGPGAGIHGGEVVAQGTPAEIMASPQSLTGRYLSGELTIPLPAERRTGERFIQIRGARENNLKNVDVAIPLGVMTCITGVSGSGKSTLIIDTLFRALSQRLYRSREKAGKVEDIVGVEMLDKVIDIDQSPIGRTPRSNPATYTGVFTDIRDQFAQLPEAKMRGYQPGRFSFNVKGGRCEACQGEGILKIEMHFLPDVYVQCEVCKGARYNRETLEVRYKGMNIAEVLDLTVNQALKFFENIPRIRGKLEMLRDVGLGYIHLGQSATTLSGGEAQRVKLAKELGKRATGRTIYILDEPTTGLHFADIRKLLDVLHRLVDTGNTVLIIEHNLDVIKTADHIIDLGPEGGSRGGEIVTVGTPEDVARVTASHTGRYLRSLLKL